From the Paenibacillus sp. FSL H8-0548 genome, one window contains:
- a CDS encoding glycine betaine/L-proline ABC transporter ATP-binding protein gives MAIIEAKRLTKIFGADPKKAIPLLDKGWSKEKIFAETKLTVGVNQASFSIEAGQIFVIMGLSGSGKSTLVRLLNRLIEPTLGQVLFNGTDVLKMSAEQLRRFRRKNVGMVFQKFALFPHRTVIQNIEYGLEVQGIERQKRREMAMTSLELVGLKGWENSYPDQLSGGMQQRVGLARGLANDPDVILMDEAFSALDPLIRKDMQDELLELQSKMKKTIVFITHDLNEALRIGDQIALMKDGSIVQIGSPEEILMQPANKYVERFVEDVDLSKVLTASHVMIKPETITIEKGPRVALQFMRDRGVSSLYVVDKGMRLLGVITAEDAVKAINNGLKLEDAMEREAPSAVPDTMLNELFELMSNSKFPVSIIDDSGRLKGIVIKGAVLAALAGNSVLEVGANH, from the coding sequence ATGGCGATCATAGAAGCCAAGAGGCTAACCAAAATTTTCGGAGCCGATCCGAAAAAAGCGATCCCGCTGCTGGATAAAGGATGGTCTAAAGAGAAAATTTTTGCAGAGACGAAGCTGACCGTTGGGGTCAACCAAGCTAGCTTCTCCATTGAAGCAGGTCAAATATTCGTCATAATGGGCTTGTCAGGCAGCGGCAAGTCAACACTCGTTCGTCTCCTCAACCGATTAATTGAGCCCACTCTAGGGCAAGTGTTGTTTAACGGAACAGATGTCCTAAAGATGTCTGCAGAGCAGTTGAGAAGATTTAGAAGAAAAAATGTAGGAATGGTATTTCAAAAATTCGCATTGTTCCCGCATCGCACCGTTATTCAAAATATTGAATATGGGCTTGAGGTTCAGGGCATTGAGAGGCAAAAGCGCAGAGAGATGGCGATGACTTCGCTGGAACTTGTAGGCTTGAAGGGCTGGGAGAACAGCTACCCTGACCAATTAAGCGGCGGTATGCAGCAGCGTGTTGGACTCGCAAGAGGTCTGGCTAACGATCCTGATGTTATTCTCATGGATGAAGCCTTCAGTGCGTTAGACCCGCTTATTCGCAAGGATATGCAGGATGAGCTGCTGGAGCTCCAGTCGAAAATGAAAAAAACGATCGTTTTTATTACCCATGATTTAAACGAGGCTCTCCGTATTGGGGATCAAATTGCTTTGATGAAGGATGGAAGCATTGTCCAAATCGGTTCCCCAGAAGAAATATTGATGCAGCCAGCGAACAAATATGTAGAACGCTTTGTTGAAGATGTAGATCTATCCAAAGTATTGACAGCATCACATGTCATGATCAAGCCAGAGACCATTACGATCGAGAAAGGACCTCGTGTCGCTTTGCAATTTATGCGTGACCGCGGTGTATCAAGCTTGTATGTCGTTGACAAGGGGATGCGTTTGCTTGGTGTTATAACGGCAGAAGATGCAGTAAAAGCTATAAATAACGGCTTGAAGCTAGAAGATGCAATGGAGCGTGAAGCACCCTCAGCTGTACCAGATACGATGCTCAACGAACTATTTGAATTAATGAGCAATTCCAAATTTCCCGTATCCATCATTGATGACAGCGGTCGCCTGAAAGGTATTGTTATCAAGGGCGCTGTTCTTGCTGCATTAGCCGGAAATTCCGTATTGGAAGTTGGTGCTAATCATTAA
- a CDS encoding GbsR/MarR family transcriptional regulator, with the protein MNELSALTEEQLAKLQNTRRRVIESIGKNMDLYGITLSIGHLYGNMYFNREPVTLDEMSKTMGMSKTSMSTGMRTLHDMKMINKVWGKGSRKDLYEVEPNWHQNFADFFSDKWRKAVEQNMNALNRSMKEIEGLKQQYEADQAFLDVLENDTQKNEEALKYYRWLERLIDSFESGDIYKFIPKDE; encoded by the coding sequence ATGAATGAACTCTCAGCATTAACAGAAGAACAGCTCGCTAAGCTGCAAAATACGCGTCGCCGCGTCATCGAATCCATAGGGAAAAATATGGACTTGTACGGCATTACACTATCCATTGGTCATCTTTACGGTAATATGTACTTTAATCGTGAGCCTGTCACACTCGATGAAATGAGTAAGACGATGGGGATGAGCAAGACGTCAATGAGTACAGGCATGCGAACGCTGCATGATATGAAGATGATAAATAAAGTATGGGGCAAGGGCTCCAGGAAAGATCTTTATGAGGTTGAACCGAATTGGCATCAGAACTTTGCGGATTTCTTCTCTGATAAATGGAGAAAGGCTGTTGAGCAAAATATGAATGCTTTAAACCGATCGATGAAGGAAATCGAAGGATTGAAGCAGCAATATGAAGCGGATCAAGCATTTCTTGACGTGCTGGAGAATGACACGCAGAAGAATGAAGAAGCTTTAAAATATTATAGATGGCTGGAACGCCTGATTGATTCTTTTGAATCAGGTGACATTTATAAATTTATACCTAAAGATGAATAA
- a CDS encoding alpha-D-ribose 1-methylphosphonate 5-triphosphate diphosphatase: MNDRMIASAGPMMITNGKVVLPEHVAQAAVAIIDGRIAAIIDNEQSVKDWLLQYPSAKVVDAKQQYVLPGLIDIHCDAIEKEVQPRPNTLFPLNMALLEFERKLPVHGITTMYHSLSLGVGLSLRGDHLLTGMVDLINSYRTKRSMIRNRIHLRFEVSYLAGMPIVERYLKERAIDYLSFMDHSPGQGQYREPGSFERYVMKNQGVSIDEVRVIVEDLIVRRQQVDQEQLQKLSEIAQMHGIAIASHDDDSRQKVEESAGLQVSVCEFPINLETARHAVELGLHVCVGAPNVVRGASHDKNLRAVDAIRSGAADILCSDYHPASMLTAVFKLHDEGIAALPAAVRMASLNAAQALGAGSELGSIELGKAADIIIVDRYDDLPWVTHTIVGGQLVYHSAVRY, from the coding sequence ATGAATGATCGCATGATTGCCAGCGCAGGACCGATGATGATTACGAATGGAAAGGTCGTATTGCCAGAGCATGTTGCACAGGCGGCAGTTGCTATTATAGATGGACGAATTGCAGCAATTATTGATAATGAACAGTCAGTTAAGGATTGGCTTTTGCAATATCCGAGCGCTAAAGTAGTGGATGCAAAGCAGCAATATGTACTGCCAGGACTGATCGACATCCATTGTGACGCAATTGAGAAGGAAGTGCAGCCTAGGCCGAACACACTTTTTCCGCTGAATATGGCTTTGCTGGAGTTTGAACGGAAGCTGCCGGTGCATGGCATTACGACGATGTATCATTCTTTATCACTCGGGGTTGGTCTAAGCCTGCGCGGCGATCATTTGCTGACTGGGATGGTTGACTTAATTAATAGCTATCGGACCAAAAGGTCGATGATTCGCAATCGCATACATTTAAGGTTTGAGGTTTCCTATTTGGCGGGAATGCCGATTGTCGAGCGTTATTTAAAGGAGCGGGCGATTGATTATTTATCCTTTATGGATCATTCTCCTGGACAGGGACAATACCGAGAGCCAGGTTCATTTGAGCGTTATGTGATGAAAAATCAGGGCGTCAGCATCGATGAGGTTCGGGTTATTGTGGAGGATTTAATTGTGCGAAGACAGCAAGTTGATCAAGAACAGCTGCAGAAGCTTAGCGAAATAGCCCAGATGCACGGAATCGCTATTGCCTCGCATGATGATGATTCTAGGCAAAAGGTGGAGGAATCGGCAGGATTACAGGTATCGGTCTGTGAATTTCCAATTAATCTAGAGACTGCAAGGCATGCTGTAGAGCTTGGTCTTCACGTTTGTGTAGGTGCTCCCAATGTAGTTAGAGGAGCTTCGCATGATAAAAACTTAAGAGCCGTTGATGCGATTCGCTCAGGGGCAGCTGATATTTTATGCTCAGACTATCATCCAGCCTCCATGCTGACAGCGGTTTTTAAGCTGCATGATGAAGGTATTGCTGCTTTGCCGGCAGCGGTACGAATGGCTTCGCTGAATGCTGCTCAGGCGTTAGGCGCAGGCAGCGAGCTAGGCTCCATTGAGCTTGGCAAAGCAGCGGATATCATTATTGTGGATCGATATGATGATCTACCATGGGTAACACATACGATCGTCGGAGGCCAATTGGTTTATCATTCAGCCGTTCGTTATTGA
- the sspI gene encoding small acid-soluble spore protein SspI, producing MEIIDLRQAIVRRVQDNSAEELSEVIEDSVGADERALPGLGVLFEMIWQQSSEPEQSQMVNSLYKHLHHAENANPSQ from the coding sequence ATGGAAATCATTGATTTGCGGCAAGCAATTGTTAGACGTGTACAGGATAATTCCGCCGAGGAGCTGTCAGAAGTAATCGAAGATTCCGTTGGCGCAGATGAGCGGGCATTGCCCGGCCTTGGCGTTCTGTTTGAAATGATCTGGCAGCAATCCTCTGAGCCGGAGCAAAGTCAGATGGTTAATTCTTTATATAAACATCTTCATCATGCGGAGAATGCTAATCCATCTCAATAA
- a CDS encoding TrkA family potassium uptake protein → MAKKQFAVIGMGRFGSSVAKSLTDMGFEVLAIDSSEQRIQEVVNTVTHAVSADSTDEEALRALGIRNFDVVVVAIGQDIQSSILTTLILKDLGVKTLIVKAQNELHGKVVHKIGADKVVFPERDMGVRVAHHIVSPNILDYIEISDDYSIIEIKAPVPMIGRSLKQLDIRAKYKCNVMAIKKGTEMNIAPYADDLISQEDVLVIVGKNSDLTNLEIAYSEG, encoded by the coding sequence ATGGCTAAGAAGCAGTTCGCAGTTATTGGAATGGGACGTTTTGGCTCCAGCGTTGCAAAATCATTGACGGATATGGGCTTTGAGGTGCTGGCGATTGATTCGAGCGAGCAGCGAATTCAGGAGGTCGTCAATACAGTTACGCACGCAGTATCCGCGGATTCCACGGATGAGGAAGCGCTTCGTGCACTCGGTATTCGGAACTTTGATGTCGTTGTCGTAGCGATTGGACAAGACATTCAATCGAGCATACTTACTACGCTGATCTTGAAGGATCTAGGTGTTAAAACATTGATCGTCAAAGCGCAAAATGAGCTTCATGGCAAGGTCGTTCACAAGATTGGGGCGGACAAGGTCGTCTTCCCAGAACGTGATATGGGTGTGCGCGTTGCTCATCACATCGTATCGCCAAATATTCTCGATTATATCGAAATATCGGATGATTACAGTATCATTGAAATTAAAGCACCAGTCCCGATGATCGGGCGGAGCTTGAAGCAGCTCGATATTCGGGCTAAGTATAAATGCAACGTCATGGCTATCAAAAAAGGAACCGAAATGAACATTGCGCCCTATGCTGATGACCTCATCAGTCAGGAAGATGTCCTTGTCATTGTAGGCAAAAACTCGGATTTAACAAATTTAGAAATCGCATATTCGGAAGGTTAA
- a CDS encoding RNA methyltransferase, with protein sequence MNENFDPLLSSVQNDKVKHWASLLDKKNRDRSGQFLIEGVHLLLEAIKGNADVKTIVYDAERGIPAELMLERESNDTEAMLGLEWVQASRSVMAKCTGTDTPPPVFAILSKFTVDTAAIYRKGCLVVVLDGVRDPGNAGTIIRSADAVGADAVILGKGCVDIYNPKTVRSTMGSLFHLPIIEADLKELLPQARAKGAKLVGTSLQAKHTCYSYDWKQSTWLLMGNESEGLLPEIRDLVDESVIIPMVGQAESLNVAMAATVLLYEGLRQREFNK encoded by the coding sequence ATGAATGAAAACTTTGATCCATTGCTCTCATCTGTTCAAAATGACAAGGTTAAGCATTGGGCATCTCTGCTTGACAAAAAGAACCGCGATCGAAGCGGACAGTTTCTAATTGAAGGCGTTCATCTCCTGCTGGAGGCTATAAAGGGCAATGCAGACGTAAAAACGATCGTGTATGATGCTGAACGGGGCATTCCCGCAGAGCTTATGCTTGAGCGTGAATCGAATGATACGGAGGCCATGCTGGGGTTAGAGTGGGTACAAGCCTCACGATCAGTTATGGCAAAATGTACAGGGACGGATACACCGCCTCCGGTTTTTGCGATTTTGTCTAAGTTCACTGTGGACACTGCCGCTATTTACCGTAAAGGCTGCCTAGTTGTCGTGCTTGACGGTGTACGTGATCCCGGAAATGCGGGAACGATCATTCGCAGCGCAGACGCCGTTGGCGCCGATGCGGTTATCCTTGGCAAAGGCTGTGTAGATATTTATAATCCGAAAACAGTAAGATCAACCATGGGCTCTTTGTTCCATTTGCCGATTATTGAAGCTGATTTGAAGGAGCTTCTTCCGCAGGCTAGAGCAAAAGGCGCTAAACTCGTCGGTACGAGCCTGCAAGCGAAGCATACTTGCTATAGCTATGATTGGAAGCAGTCTACTTGGCTGCTTATGGGCAACGAATCGGAGGGACTCTTACCCGAGATTCGCGATCTTGTTGATGAATCAGTCATTATTCCGATGGTTGGCCAAGCGGAATCGCTGAATGTTGCGATGGCAGCTACCGTGTTGCTGTATGAGGGCCTCAGGCAGCGGGAGTTTAACAAATAA
- a CDS encoding extracellular solute-binding protein, with the protein MVKYIIWLSLTVFLASVLTSCRNGIQTDNNTNEQNKEQVSLTVLVATEWLKEKQWQLIFDEYEKRTGNQLVIQSAPVNNYSDLVSTRLATKDSPDLLFYWGQAGAVRMLQPEKNLLDLNGEEIALRIHPTVTKYFLKSSGKLYGIPATGISVSGVIYNKKVFEDLSIEIPKTYDEFLAVCEKIKSAGITPIYEAGKEGWPLQLFTLSTMANIISKQPDLMEKINTRKTTFEQVPAFIDSLQKQLDLLKKGYLNSDLFTGTFNLSLEHVATGKSAMMFQADWAINPLMEKYPDATIGMFPMPWDGDNYPAISDPNGLYVFKNSKNVQAAKEFLEFFGSREILSKYFNEVKSIPTWTGLDVVLNEVTEEMYEYVESGRVVPFFNSLGLVEFGEYQSLLQEMYGGQITPVEVARALQKNVDRNSKAAGLSGF; encoded by the coding sequence ATGGTAAAGTATATAATTTGGCTGTCTTTAACTGTATTCTTGGCTTCTGTTCTTACCTCATGTAGAAACGGAATCCAAACTGATAACAACACGAATGAACAAAACAAAGAGCAGGTTTCGCTCACAGTATTAGTAGCCACCGAGTGGTTGAAAGAAAAACAGTGGCAATTGATTTTTGACGAATATGAGAAGAGGACGGGAAATCAATTGGTTATCCAAAGTGCTCCCGTGAATAATTACTCTGACTTAGTAAGCACGCGTTTAGCAACGAAGGATTCTCCGGATCTCTTGTTTTATTGGGGACAAGCAGGTGCTGTTAGGATGCTTCAGCCTGAGAAGAACCTGCTGGATTTGAATGGTGAGGAGATTGCTTTACGAATACATCCTACGGTAACAAAATATTTTCTCAAAAGCAGCGGCAAGCTTTATGGAATTCCGGCAACGGGTATCAGTGTTTCGGGTGTAATTTATAACAAAAAAGTGTTTGAAGATCTCAGCATCGAAATTCCTAAGACTTATGATGAGTTTCTCGCAGTCTGCGAGAAGATAAAGTCCGCTGGCATTACACCGATTTACGAAGCGGGGAAGGAAGGGTGGCCGTTACAATTGTTCACTCTTAGTACTATGGCAAACATCATCAGCAAGCAGCCAGATCTTATGGAGAAAATTAATACACGAAAAACAACGTTTGAGCAAGTTCCAGCATTTATTGATTCGCTTCAAAAACAATTGGATCTACTGAAGAAGGGGTATTTGAATAGTGACTTATTTACGGGGACCTTTAACTTGTCCTTAGAACACGTAGCTACTGGAAAGTCAGCTATGATGTTCCAAGCAGATTGGGCGATCAATCCACTCATGGAGAAATACCCTGATGCCACTATTGGTATGTTCCCAATGCCATGGGATGGTGACAACTATCCTGCTATATCTGATCCCAACGGATTGTATGTTTTCAAAAATTCTAAAAATGTTCAAGCAGCAAAAGAATTTCTTGAATTTTTCGGAAGTAGAGAGATACTATCCAAATATTTCAATGAGGTTAAGTCCATTCCGACCTGGACTGGTCTGGATGTTGTACTGAATGAAGTAACTGAAGAAATGTATGAGTATGTTGAAAGTGGTAGAGTTGTTCCATTCTTCAACTCTCTTGGATTGGTCGAATTCGGCGAATATCAATCTCTTCTGCAAGAGATGTATGGGGGGCAAATCACGCCAGTTGAAGTAGCACGAGCACTGCAGAAAAATGTAGATAGAAATTCAAAAGCTGCTGGTTTGTCGGGTTTTTAA
- a CDS encoding response regulator, which produces MFRMILIEDEPRILRHLKEKFSTLSPDFKVVGDYNNGEDALVELHWTQPHAILTDIRMPIMNGFELLNKVKEQMPDIQCAILSGHDDFAYLREAIQIGITDYLLKPATDDDILILLGKMKNKLMDNQLLLEREVAKQITETSENTDQRHSGWDSIAKELFYHGNFVTVYAWSLMSDIPEGIHDDFVALLRDGEKFTPLPPNIGNEDILLFGLHTWSKERHAEWTRTFTSKAQSVDGLTVALAISTRGLHPVPALLAECKKQARMRSRFEGSCFWISDHEPEDIKPLLEPLQAELLRLAQFVTKQQKQLFAKELDSFFSNGPETLFPVTRKGWELMLLHFSHTLHSLIKDSFTSSFEIKQAMELELSDEVWRVRKRNDLSPHVKEIWCSYFFRSDHEQAGNRDRAKEVQEFIQHHFLENISLTSIADVFQLHPAYMNRVFKRTFTISIPDYLVKLRMDEACRFMKEHPFVLIKEIAEHVGYIDPLYFSKVFKLYTGFSPTDYKNKNN; this is translated from the coding sequence ATGTTCCGAATGATTCTCATTGAAGATGAACCCCGAATTCTTCGTCATCTGAAGGAGAAGTTCAGCACCTTAAGCCCAGACTTTAAAGTGGTTGGTGATTACAATAACGGAGAAGATGCGCTAGTGGAACTGCACTGGACACAGCCACATGCCATTCTAACAGACATTCGCATGCCTATTATGAATGGCTTCGAACTGCTCAATAAAGTTAAAGAACAGATGCCTGACATACAATGCGCGATACTCAGCGGTCATGATGACTTTGCTTACCTTAGAGAAGCTATTCAAATCGGAATTACAGATTACCTGCTAAAACCTGCAACAGACGACGATATTCTAATACTTCTTGGTAAGATGAAGAATAAGCTAATGGACAACCAATTATTACTGGAACGTGAGGTTGCAAAACAGATTACTGAAACATCCGAAAATACGGATCAGAGGCATTCTGGTTGGGATAGTATAGCGAAGGAATTATTCTATCATGGAAATTTCGTCACTGTGTACGCCTGGTCACTAATGAGTGATATTCCTGAAGGCATTCATGACGACTTCGTAGCTTTGCTTCGTGATGGGGAAAAATTCACCCCTTTACCCCCTAACATAGGAAATGAAGACATACTTTTATTTGGCCTACATACTTGGTCAAAAGAACGACATGCAGAATGGACTCGAACTTTTACAAGCAAGGCACAATCAGTAGACGGCTTAACAGTTGCCTTGGCCATATCTACGAGAGGCTTACATCCGGTACCTGCACTCCTTGCTGAGTGCAAGAAGCAGGCACGAATGAGAAGTCGCTTCGAGGGAAGTTGCTTTTGGATTTCAGACCATGAACCTGAAGATATTAAACCATTATTGGAACCTCTTCAAGCAGAGTTGCTTCGCTTAGCCCAATTCGTCACTAAACAACAAAAACAATTATTTGCTAAAGAGTTAGACTCTTTTTTTTCAAATGGACCTGAAACCTTATTCCCAGTAACACGAAAAGGTTGGGAGCTTATGCTGCTGCATTTCTCTCACACGCTGCACAGCCTAATTAAAGACTCTTTCACGTCCAGCTTCGAAATCAAACAAGCCATGGAACTTGAATTAAGTGACGAAGTTTGGAGGGTTCGGAAACGAAACGACTTGTCTCCCCATGTCAAAGAAATCTGGTGCTCTTACTTTTTCCGGTCTGATCATGAACAAGCTGGCAATCGGGATCGAGCAAAAGAAGTACAAGAATTTATACAGCATCATTTTCTTGAGAATATTTCTCTCACCAGCATCGCGGATGTGTTTCAACTGCACCCTGCTTACATGAATCGAGTTTTCAAACGAACATTTACTATTTCGATTCCAGATTACCTAGTAAAGCTTCGCATGGATGAGGCATGCCGTTTTATGAAGGAGCACCCCTTTGTGTTAATTAAAGAAATCGCAGAACATGTTGGCTATATCGATCCATTATACTTTAGCAAGGTGTTTAAATTGTATACTGGATTTAGCCCTACTGATTATAAGAATAAAAATAATTAA
- a CDS encoding histidine kinase has protein sequence MQLSIQTRLFLSFTLLSSVLVASSGYLYFTQASKDLSIRMEETNRQQLYRYQEALDNIVEDMDRISAQVIYNSDIKDYLIDNDEDPSSFQSFSKRKKYEELLASFNGPWFIAAQINLLKMDGFFLTYGQNMDTVPDIKGRIQQSLWLKEALNLDGDKLLIPPHESEWQDNHPLYFSLVRSFNFPQAFSPAAVEVQQPFSLLSATMEIGRNKHSTAQVYVINENRDIFYPYYSTDADHPKIPRWIGTKKEIERVGGGLDIWSQVTSEFSGLTVLIQQPKSEVMQPISNLRRITLILGLLGEAISIVIAYALSVGIASPIRYLQTRLQKLTIDNLQTSKVKKMQNIKEIAMLYATFEEMRNRLNNSLNEVIQSQKRENIAHLHAMYAQMNPHFLFNTLTAMASYAEESGFREYARVSQQLSGMLRYSTNSMSHSVTVKQEIHYTVQYMELMQFRYEGQFTYSIQVDSLLEDEPIPKFLLQPLVENSFAHGFQLARPPWIIEVSVTNLNDNQAWEIQIRDNGSGFTETAFSEAQDLIKELNAGQIRRLESLSTRGLGKMGIVNTLTRCRLFWNDNVSFSLNRCPQGMEFIITVRRGIEDVPNDSH, from the coding sequence ATGCAACTAAGTATTCAAACACGCTTGTTTCTCAGTTTCACTTTGCTTAGCTCGGTATTGGTTGCCAGTAGTGGTTATCTATACTTTACACAGGCGTCTAAAGATCTTTCGATCCGCATGGAAGAGACGAATCGTCAACAACTATACAGATACCAAGAGGCACTGGACAATATCGTCGAGGATATGGACCGCATTTCAGCACAGGTCATTTACAACTCTGATATTAAAGATTATCTAATTGATAATGACGAAGATCCGTCCTCGTTCCAGAGCTTCTCCAAACGTAAAAAATACGAAGAATTGCTGGCTTCTTTTAATGGGCCTTGGTTCATCGCAGCACAAATAAATTTATTGAAAATGGATGGTTTTTTTCTAACTTATGGACAAAATATGGATACTGTACCTGACATAAAGGGACGAATCCAGCAATCCCTTTGGCTAAAAGAAGCGCTGAATCTGGATGGCGACAAACTCTTGATCCCTCCTCACGAGAGCGAATGGCAGGACAACCATCCGCTTTACTTCTCTTTAGTTCGAAGCTTTAATTTCCCTCAGGCTTTTTCGCCTGCCGCTGTCGAGGTTCAACAGCCGTTTAGTCTTTTATCAGCAACGATGGAAATCGGCCGGAATAAGCATTCTACAGCTCAGGTTTACGTCATTAACGAAAACCGTGATATATTTTATCCATATTACTCCACCGACGCTGACCATCCGAAAATACCTAGATGGATCGGAACCAAAAAAGAGATCGAACGCGTAGGAGGCGGCTTGGATATTTGGAGCCAGGTTACGTCTGAATTCAGCGGACTGACGGTTCTAATTCAACAACCGAAATCGGAAGTCATGCAGCCGATTTCCAATCTTCGACGTATAACACTTATTTTAGGCCTCTTAGGCGAAGCCATATCGATTGTTATTGCCTATGCTCTTTCGGTTGGAATCGCTTCACCCATTCGTTATTTACAAACCCGTTTACAAAAATTGACGATTGATAACCTCCAGACGTCGAAGGTAAAAAAAATGCAAAATATCAAAGAAATCGCCATGCTTTATGCAACTTTCGAAGAAATGCGAAATCGTCTCAATAATTCATTAAATGAGGTCATTCAATCCCAGAAAAGGGAAAACATTGCCCATTTACACGCGATGTATGCTCAGATGAACCCTCACTTTCTTTTCAATACTTTGACGGCTATGGCGTCCTATGCGGAGGAGTCTGGTTTCCGCGAATATGCTCGTGTTTCGCAACAACTAAGCGGTATGCTTCGTTACTCGACCAATTCAATGTCGCATTCCGTAACGGTGAAACAAGAGATTCATTATACAGTCCAATACATGGAATTAATGCAATTCCGTTACGAGGGGCAATTTACATACTCGATACAAGTCGACTCGCTACTCGAAGACGAACCTATTCCAAAGTTTTTACTACAGCCACTTGTCGAAAACTCATTTGCACACGGATTTCAGCTGGCACGTCCGCCCTGGATTATCGAGGTATCTGTTACTAACTTAAATGATAACCAAGCGTGGGAAATTCAAATCAGAGATAACGGTTCTGGATTTACGGAAACCGCTTTTTCCGAAGCCCAGGATCTCATTAAGGAATTGAATGCCGGACAAATCCGGCGGTTGGAAAGCTTATCAACCCGAGGGTTGGGGAAAATGGGGATCGTTAACACGCTGACTCGCTGCAGACTCTTCTGGAATGATAACGTCAGTTTTTCATTAAATCGTTGCCCACAGGGGATGGAATTTATTATTACAGTAAGGAGGGGGATTGAAGATGTTCCGAATGATTCTCATTGA
- a CDS encoding extracellular solute-binding protein, protein MEIGGARLKRSKITMVLLALVVLLAACGKNEVNTGNGNSVNSEPTETAGENANPVTLKVMVASDWLKEKKWQTLFDEFTETTGNKIEVQSAPVNSYADLVSTRLATGDTPDLLFYWGQKGSITRLNPEKNLLDLSNEEYVSRINPAVTKYFLKNDDKLYGIPVTGLSVSGVIYNKKVFADLGIEIPKTYDEFLAAAEKIKGAGITPVYEAGKEAWPLQIFGFNAMANIMKTQPDLMDKINTKQSTFDQVPEYVDALQKQADLQTKGYLNKDLFSATYDMSLEQVATGKSAMIFQADWAISPLLEKYPDAEIGMFPMPWDGDNYAGISDPNGLYVLKNSKNVEVAKQFLEFFSKPEVLNNYFNEVKSIPTWTGLDVTLNPGTADMNVFVEQGKAVPFFNSLALVEFGDYPSLIQQMYGGTSPLDVAKSLQSIIEKNSKAAGVAGF, encoded by the coding sequence ATGGAAATTGGAGGGGCTAGATTGAAAAGAAGTAAGATAACGATGGTTTTACTTGCCCTTGTCGTTTTGCTTGCCGCATGTGGGAAAAACGAAGTTAACACTGGAAATGGAAATTCAGTCAATTCGGAGCCGACCGAGACAGCGGGTGAGAACGCAAATCCTGTTACTCTTAAAGTAATGGTAGCCAGCGATTGGTTGAAAGAGAAAAAGTGGCAAACCTTGTTCGATGAGTTTACAGAAACTACTGGGAATAAAATAGAAGTTCAAAGTGCACCTGTAAACAGTTACGCAGATCTTGTAAGCACTCGTTTGGCAACAGGCGATACTCCAGATCTTCTATTTTATTGGGGTCAGAAAGGATCCATCACAAGGCTTAATCCCGAGAAGAATTTATTGGATCTAAGTAATGAAGAGTACGTATCCCGCATTAACCCTGCTGTAACGAAATATTTCCTCAAAAATGATGACAAGCTTTACGGCATTCCTGTAACGGGACTGAGCGTCTCGGGAGTTATTTATAACAAAAAAGTATTCGCTGATCTTGGGATCGAGATTCCAAAAACATATGATGAGTTTTTAGCTGCTGCCGAGAAAATTAAAGGTGCTGGTATTACACCAGTGTACGAAGCAGGTAAAGAAGCATGGCCGCTTCAAATCTTCGGCTTCAACGCTATGGCAAATATTATGAAAACACAGCCAGATCTCATGGATAAAATTAATACTAAACAAAGCACGTTTGACCAAGTACCTGAATACGTCGATGCACTTCAGAAACAGGCCGACCTTCAAACTAAAGGTTATCTAAATAAAGACTTGTTCTCCGCAACTTATGATATGTCATTGGAACAAGTTGCGACTGGAAAATCGGCTATGATTTTCCAAGCAGACTGGGCAATTAGCCCACTTTTAGAAAAGTATCCGGATGCGGAAATCGGAATGTTCCCTATGCCATGGGACGGAGATAACTACGCTGGGATTTCTGATCCAAATGGCCTGTACGTTCTCAAAAACTCAAAGAACGTCGAAGTTGCTAAGCAATTTCTTGAGTTCTTTAGTAAGCCAGAGGTATTAAACAATTACTTTAACGAAGTCAAATCAATACCGACATGGACAGGTCTGGATGTAACACTGAATCCTGGAACGGCTGATATGAATGTATTCGTTGAACAAGGGAAAGCGGTACCATTCTTTAACTCACTTGCTTTAGTCGAGTTTGGTGATTATCCATCTCTCATACAGCAAATGTACGGCGGTACGTCACCATTGGATGTTGCGAAAAGTCTTCAATCAATTATAGAGAAAAACTCGAAAGCAGCAGGAGTAGCTGGTTTCTAG